ATCCATGGATCTAGCATGTCTGTGTGATACTCTTCTTAAGTTATCCCTCCATAAAGAATCTTCTTCCCAGTGTTTTTCTCCTTGGCACATGATATTTTCATAAGCATTCGCTTCTGCCTCTGCATCATAATAAACTGTATTAGAAGATGTACCACTGCAGTGTGACGACATACTCGCAGTTGAAACTTGTACTGGAGAACTTATGTTTAAAGTGCTATGATTTTCATTATTGGACTCTGGAGAAGAACTATCCAAAACGTTGTTACCGGAAATTCTTTTACAGCTTATTTCAGACATCAATGATAACGATTCCGGAATTTTAGAATGTTTTCCACCTGACGATTCATAAATATTCTTTAAATCTATTTCAGGGTCTTTATCTGCTGCACTTAAAAATTCAACGGACACACTTCTTGCTGTTGCTGCTAATTCAAAATTGTGATCAGCGACAAATGCTTGACCTTTGCGTATAGGATTATGTATATGTGAAATTTCGTTTTTCTTGTGAAGGGGACCTCTTCGGCGTTGATTATTTAGCTTCCGATGGAGattagtattttttaagtaatGAGATGTTGGAAGTACGTTAATGTGCTCCTGAGAAGAGAGGTCTGAATAGTAGTAAGGAGCACTGTGTTCCGTAGAGCTTTCTCTACTATGAAAACCAGTAGTACTAGAGGAAGCGTTAGTATCCACCCCCACCATTAGTGGTAGTTTCTCACATTCAAAGTCCTTTATTTTATCACATGACACATCTTTATTCAAATTTTTGGCAAGAGTTTTTTCCTCGTCGTAATCTTTGCAGTAATAGGATATTTGGGATTTCGGCATCTCCTCTGAGCTACACGAAGTATGAGTATCCAACAAATGCATATGACATTTTTTGTTCGTACTAGCCACTGGTGTACTGGAACATCGTGTATGTAGTCTACTTGGTAAGTTAACTACTTGATTGAGGTTATCTTTACTAATATTGCACTGCTCATCCGTATTATTCAACGAACAACTTCGATTATTACCGTTGCTAAAACTACAATTACTGGGACTAGGTTGCAAATTATCTAAGTATCGATCTAAATCTATATTTGATGCGCATTCATTATGAGTGTGTATTCCAGGTCCTTCTAATTCAAATAACGAATCATCTGATAGAGGTCTTCTTTTCATCATTATTTCTAAATCTCTGTACGAATTAGAATGCCGTAATTCTATTGCAGATTCACTTCCATTTAAACTTGCAACTTCTGATGAATTATTTGATGGTGTCATTTCAAATTTGCTACTAATATCAGATTCTAATGATAATCTTGACGAGCCTCTGTCGGCATTGTAGCTTTTTAGGGAGTCGGATTCTATACTACTAGAATTTTGTCGTTCAAGTATTGAATTTCTTAAAACATTACTTTGAGAATCATTTGCTTTATTTCTCTCAAGTGTCAAGCTAGCCCTGCAACTTCGCGCTTTCTCACCCCTAGAGAGTGTGTCATGAATAGAGGTTCGACTTCCATATATCATTAAAGACGTTGTCCTTCTCTTCGCTGTGTTCATTTTTTGATTTTCACTGGTCAACATTTTTAGTATTGAATTGTCTTGAGACATATCTGACTGATCTAATTTATCCAAAATGTATTTTGACAGAGCTTCTTCGGATAGCTCATCGCACGGAGGAGATGAATTTGGAACTGGTGGCGGCGGAAATATTTCGCTATCAGAACTATCTTGAGGATCTAATATGTTACTACTGCTACTACTCAAATAATACGAAGCGGGTCTAAATGTATCTGATATACTGAATCTACTGAAAGGGCTGTCTAATGATATTTCTTTCGACGCTTCATCGTCTGCATCTGAGCAATAATTTTGTTTATCCCCAGACTTTAACGATTCTTTTAGTAATTTATCGGCTTTTGAAACCCTTTTCAATGTGTGATCTTTGGTATCAGCAAAATTAGATGCAGTATCTAACGAAGCTCTTCTCACTGTCACCGTATCTGTAGTTGTATCAGAGGAATTTGTTTCATTCGCTAAAACGTTCGTCAATTCCATGTATACAGGTTCAACTCTACCATTATTAACGCAAACAACCTCGTATGTTTGCAAATCATCATCGTCGTTCCCCAAGTTCATTTCAACATACGGATTATCCTCATAGCATTGAGGCATTGTCTGATCAAAAACGCTCAAGTTTTGAATAATAACTTTATGCGCAGGTTCCACAGTGGACACCTTCCGTGGACTCATTGGCAAATAATGCTCTTCACCTATAGTTTGTATAGGTGGAGTTTCAGACTTATTTTGACAGTTTTCTTTAGACATAGTTGACTCATTCTCGTCAAGtacattttttgtatttttatcattACATTTCTCATCATCAACCTTCTCAACCTCTGCTTCTAATAGTACCTCGTCTAAATCATTATCGGTATACTCAATTTGTGTTTCAGATTCCGCCTCACTCTCATGTGTCTCGTAACCATCTTCTTCATCAGGTTTATCACTTGCTTCAATGTCTAATATATCAACAGCATGTCTAGTATCTTCATTATTGCTTAAAGAAATATTATTCTCACATTGTGTGACAACTTCCGGGGTCGATATAGTACGAACATTTTCATATTCATTTTCTGTTGTTTTTGCGTTAATATTTTCTTCGGCATTTTCTCCTAGAAGCCCAGTTGCTTTTACGGTCAGGGGTGCGTGCGGGGATATAGGCTCAGCTACGATGGGACTTATAAGATTTTCTTTTTGGGACCTTCCTGCCTGCATATTTCTCAGTTTTTGCAGTTCAGTACCCGATGTGTCTTCTGAGGtgcaaatataaaataaaccgAACATTACATTCAAGTCGGTATACATCAGTTTCATTTTTTGCACATGTTGTTAGTAAGTGTCTTTAAGACGAATGTTAGACTAAAAAGTTTCTACTAAGTAGATGCCAGTGAAAACGAAATGTTGTAACCCGCCACCGATATAAATCTTGATATGATATCTTGTTAGTGCAACTAAGTCCCAGCAGGCAGGAAGGTACCTTTCCGCAAAGCGAAGTCATCATGACACTACTGCGATGTttagtttataatataaaaagtatatACATATTAATTACATATAGGTATACGATTTGGTTATAGATTTTGGAATATATAACTCtattaataggtaggtattacttaaaattatttaaacataCGAATTAACACTTCAACTAATCAGTTTGGTATGTAATATGGGGCATAGGTACTAATATATAAAACATATACAAACCACTTAAAATACAAGTAATCCTTGCATATAATAGCACGTAGCACAAAATATTCATTACATACACCATATTCATTGTACTTATAtgttttatgtatataataaaCTCGTTCATGCAACAAAAAATCTGTCAATTTTAATATAGCATGCTTATTCTGAGATATAATTGGATTTTTAATGAGTCCGGTTCAATAAAAGCGTTCCCTTTCATTTGGACATCTTAAAAATCAAACTATACccataatttattaattgatgGAACAGTAAGTATATCAAAGGCCTAAATAAAATGTATCACACATGCTTATACAGACAGATGTACAAATGTGTGCTAGAAAtaaatttatcaaaaaatttCATTACTAACCTTCATCATCGGAAGAATAGCTGTTATATGACGCATTAGCGTAGGTCTTCGATTTATAGTCTTTTAACGACTGCCGACTCTGATTTAGAGATCGGGCGAGAGAGATAGTGGCTGGAGTACTTTTCCGTGTTAAAGGTGACTGTAACATTCGCTGTTTCCATTCCAGTAATCGCTTCATTGATTCTTCTcgctaaaaaaataaaaacatataattGAATTAGTCAATCTTCGACCACTTGTATATGTACAGTTCCCGTACGACACGTCCAAGTAAGAAGTACTACAAGTAAAAATATCTTCAGTACTACCTCAAGATGTGGAAAGACAACAAAACAAATTTGTATAGATAATTACCTGTTGTACTTTCTTTTCGCCCTCTCGTTCAGGTCCTGTTGAGGGTAATCGTGCACTTGCGGATCTCATAAATCCTTCAACGTTTGTATCCACTCTACTAATACCCTTCGCGTAGCCACTTATGTTAGAGCCATCACTCATTACACTTCCACTTCTATTGAGGTATTCTTTAGGATCTTTATTCTTTAACGTCCAGTTTGAATTCAACGCTTCGTTGTATTTCAAATGGTTACTTAAGTTGTCACCATTATTCCTAGGACTTCCAAATTCTGTTTCATAATTATTGTTCGTGGTGTGTGAGTATGGAGAATGCAGTTGTTTTTCTGCCAAGCCACTCGCATATTTAGCTAAAGGAATTTGGATGTTTCGGGGTCCTAACCCTTGCTGTAAATATTGAGCACTTTGGCGCATTTTTTCCGCGTAACTTTCTTCTGAATAATACCTATCTGAACTAGGGTCATACGACGAGTTAATATCTAAACTAGATTTAGGCCTTTGTGGCTGTCTCGGTAAATTACcggcagttctgttggccacggATCTATTCAGCATTTCATTCTTTGACTCATATTCAAGAAAGTCTGCGCTATGGGGTCTTGGCATCTGGGGCTGGATCCCACTCGATTGCATTTTTTTCCTACGTAAGACTGAAGGGCCGCTAAAAGATTTTTCTTGAgtctggaataaaataaaaaagtttagaCCACCTTGTGATcaaataaattttacttttgcGAAAATACTTAAATTCTATTCATAacccataaaaaatattttattaatcatACTTACATAATTTCCAATAGGGTCTTGGATTTGCGGCTGGGGTTGACTAGATAAATTTGACGCATCTCGCAAGATATTTGGAGACTTAGCATAACTTTGACCATAATCATTTTCGGTAGCATATGTAGCATACACGTCTTCGTAGTCACTGACTTTATCTTTACTGTATGCGGACATAGTGGTAGACCGGCCGTATGCATCGGGTGTTCGCCTCTCTATTAATAAGCGTTCATTCATTGCACTTCCTGACCTACTGGGTCTTGCATTCAACTCTCCATAAACATCTCGACTATATTGCCCCATATCCACATTTGAACTATTTAATCGCGTTTCTGGGTACGTATCATTTGTTTTCGATGGGGCCCTTTCTTGTTCATAATTACGACTATTCTTATTTTGTACATCAAAGTCTCTAGAACTTTCTGTTTGCGGTGTCGTATCTTGCAGGAAAGGATTAGACTGGGGCTGTCGATCGTATATTTGCTCTTGTTTAGGCTCTTGTTGCGTTCTGGTCCTAGTATCAAAGTAAGGAGAATTAGGTGTGGTCTTATACATGGATGTTGAGGTGCTAGGTTGATTGTTTTCTAATCTGTCGGTAACGGTGTTTGTCAGAGGCAGAGACAGGTGGTGGGTGTCGTATGGTCGTTTCGTCGGGTACTGCGGCGGCGCCGGGGGCGACTGTGGGCTCCGAGTGTATATGCTCTCTTGATTTGGACTGCTCGGGTAGTTGTGTTCCTGGTAGCGTGTGTGACTAGTGCCTTGGCTGTAGTGTGATGCTGGCTGTTTGAGTAGGTCGTAGTTTGGATCATATCTGGAAAGTGTCATTGAGTGGGGTATAGGTACTTACGGTTATgatataaacaaaataatttagtaccaaataaaaatattttaattgcgACTTTAATCATTTAAAACTTACATATCAGAACTCGGCGAGTTGTATCCTTCATTTGAGCGTCGTGGCTTTGGTGGAGCATTGGCATAAGT
This genomic window from Leguminivora glycinivorella isolate SPB_JAAS2020 chromosome 1, LegGlyc_1.1, whole genome shotgun sequence contains:
- the LOC125224778 gene encoding uncharacterized protein LOC125224778 isoform X1; amino-acid sequence: MAAAPAASCMSAENGCVMFDCLVHLWEWLDPPIAQSQYQMENKKQMPATQQPLMQQHLMAQHVHPDQIYNQHHPPIATHLSSPQPGQLPPNGVMHQLLQSQYHSNIDARSPLLENRHELYGTGYNQDYGRQYGVNDNYNYPQSPPRLERTELHTDHNVNNEILHNIPKGYNAEVYQDYLKRNPPKDTNQIYQNHQPMYRPNSNQYGSKPYLPYSSRIGPHSNTELLRRQYNEIQQMKLQQQLHYQNQAQMHQQQKFAERQMLLQQIHGVQPPPNLQNSIYSDSSYRDLDRYSSKNDFKEYSSTDIQKDIDRYAKNNEFRENDKQNRQYPDQQWQANQQTDSREPERYRRQSEGDKAKSQSPPSDQSQKSNVGIVSPMKSSESSSPSVKSPSSESRRSSGGTQALRSPIAHRLPSAPVTMAGILYKQGSDGLKVWRKRWFVLSEYCLFYYKSHDEEKLLGSVLLPSYKVSACTTEDKVLRKFAFKLEHANMRTYILCAPDQEAMMKWVKALTMAALMQSPNDQPQKQSERAAAKTEEDEVPGPTYANAPPKPRRSNEGYNSPSSDIYDPNYDLLKQPASHYSQGTSHTRYQEHNYPSSPNQESIYTRSPQSPPAPPQYPTKRPYDTHHLSLPLTNTVTDRLENNQPSTSTSMYKTTPNSPYFDTRTRTQQEPKQEQIYDRQPQSNPFLQDTTPQTESSRDFDVQNKNSRNYEQERAPSKTNDTYPETRLNSSNVDMGQYSRDVYGELNARPSRSGSAMNERLLIERRTPDAYGRSTTMSAYSKDKVSDYEDVYATYATENDYGQSYAKSPNILRDASNLSSQPQPQIQDPIGNYTQEKSFSGPSVLRRKKMQSSGIQPQMPRPHSADFLEYESKNEMLNRSVANRTAGNLPRQPQRPKSSLDINSSYDPSSDRYYSEESYAEKMRQSAQYLQQGLGPRNIQIPLAKYASGLAEKQLHSPYSHTTNNNYETEFGSPRNNGDNLSNHLKYNEALNSNWTLKNKDPKEYLNRSGSVMSDGSNISGYAKGISRVDTNVEGFMRSASARLPSTGPEREGEKKVQQREESMKRLLEWKQRMLQSPLTRKSTPATISLARSLNQSRQSLKDYKSKTYANASYNSYSSDDEEDTSGTELQKLRNMQAGRSQKENLISPIVAEPISPHAPLTVKATGLLGENAEENINAKTTENEYENVRTISTPEVVTQCENNISLSNNEDTRHAVDILDIEASDKPDEEDGYETHESEAESETQIEYTDNDLDEVLLEAEVEKVDDEKCNDKNTKNVLDENESTMSKENCQNKSETPPIQTIGEEHYLPMSPRKVSTVEPAHKVIIQNLSVFDQTMPQCYEDNPYVEMNLGNDDDDLQTYEVVCVNNGRVEPVYMELTNVLANETNSSDTTTDTVTVRRASLDTASNFADTKDHTLKRVSKADKLLKESLKSGDKQNYCSDADDEASKEISLDSPFSRFSISDTFRPASYYLSSSSSNILDPQDSSDSEIFPPPPVPNSSPPCDELSEEALSKYILDKLDQSDMSQDNSILKMLTSENQKMNTAKRRTTSLMIYGSRTSIHDTLSRGEKARSCRASLTLERNKANDSQSNVLRNSILERQNSSSIESDSLKSYNADRGSSRLSLESDISSKFEMTPSNNSSEVASLNGSESAIELRHSNSYRDLEIMMKRRPLSDDSLFELEGPGIHTHNECASNIDLDRYLDNLQPSPSNCSFSNGNNRSCSLNNTDEQCNISKDNLNQVVNLPSRLHTRCSSTPVASTNKKCHMHLLDTHTSCSSEEMPKSQISYYCKDYDEEKTLAKNLNKDVSCDKIKDFECEKLPLMVGVDTNASSSTTGFHSRESSTEHSAPYYYSDLSSQEHINVLPTSHYLKNTNLHRKLNNQRRRGPLHKKNEISHIHNPIRKGQAFVADHNFELAATARSVSVEFLSAADKDPEIDLKNIYESSGGKHSKIPESLSLMSEISCKRISGNNVLDSSSPESNNENHSTLNISSPVQVSTASMSSHCSGTSSNTVYYDAEAEANAYENIMCQGEKHWEEDSLWRDNLRRVSHRHARSMDDLDTVTTESTLTPTGRTSVDVCAMNSIKRIKRDGVKKISRNVTYVNCDIQNQVIRRRENNINNICLEEQDKVGDNDVYVSLAQNTGTSSLEPSDEGVYEQLSVESLSNLLTSPKTVSCKVASKGKKKFEIDREKLRQWDLMSSGLMKGGMGRVRGVGGRAGAGDALCSTDSGADSASNEGIL
- the LOC125224778 gene encoding uncharacterized protein LOC125224778 isoform X2; this encodes MENKKQMPATQQPLMQQHLMAQHVHPDQIYNQHHPPIATHLSSPQPGQLPPNGVMHQLLQSQYHSNIDARSPLLENRHELYGTGYNQDYGRQYGVNDNYNYPQSPPRLERTELHTDHNVNNEILHNIPKGYNAEVYQDYLKRNPPKDTNQIYQNHQPMYRPNSNQYGSKPYLPYSSRIGPHSNTELLRRQYNEIQQMKLQQQLHYQNQAQMHQQQKFAERQMLLQQIHGVQPPPNLQNSIYSDSSYRDLDRYSSKNDFKEYSSTDIQKDIDRYAKNNEFRENDKQNRQYPDQQWQANQQTDSREPERYRRQSEGDKAKSQSPPSDQSQKSNVGIVSPMKSSESSSPSVKSPSSESRRSSGGTQALRSPIAHRLPSAPVTMAGILYKQGSDGLKVWRKRWFVLSEYCLFYYKSHDEEKLLGSVLLPSYKVSACTTEDKVLRKFAFKLEHANMRTYILCAPDQEAMMKWVKALTMAALMQSPNDQPQKQSERAAAKTEEDEVPGPTYANAPPKPRRSNEGYNSPSSDIYDPNYDLLKQPASHYSQGTSHTRYQEHNYPSSPNQESIYTRSPQSPPAPPQYPTKRPYDTHHLSLPLTNTVTDRLENNQPSTSTSMYKTTPNSPYFDTRTRTQQEPKQEQIYDRQPQSNPFLQDTTPQTESSRDFDVQNKNSRNYEQERAPSKTNDTYPETRLNSSNVDMGQYSRDVYGELNARPSRSGSAMNERLLIERRTPDAYGRSTTMSAYSKDKVSDYEDVYATYATENDYGQSYAKSPNILRDASNLSSQPQPQIQDPIGNYTQEKSFSGPSVLRRKKMQSSGIQPQMPRPHSADFLEYESKNEMLNRSVANRTAGNLPRQPQRPKSSLDINSSYDPSSDRYYSEESYAEKMRQSAQYLQQGLGPRNIQIPLAKYASGLAEKQLHSPYSHTTNNNYETEFGSPRNNGDNLSNHLKYNEALNSNWTLKNKDPKEYLNRSGSVMSDGSNISGYAKGISRVDTNVEGFMRSASARLPSTGPEREGEKKVQQREESMKRLLEWKQRMLQSPLTRKSTPATISLARSLNQSRQSLKDYKSKTYANASYNSYSSDDEEDTSGTELQKLRNMQAGRSQKENLISPIVAEPISPHAPLTVKATGLLGENAEENINAKTTENEYENVRTISTPEVVTQCENNISLSNNEDTRHAVDILDIEASDKPDEEDGYETHESEAESETQIEYTDNDLDEVLLEAEVEKVDDEKCNDKNTKNVLDENESTMSKENCQNKSETPPIQTIGEEHYLPMSPRKVSTVEPAHKVIIQNLSVFDQTMPQCYEDNPYVEMNLGNDDDDLQTYEVVCVNNGRVEPVYMELTNVLANETNSSDTTTDTVTVRRASLDTASNFADTKDHTLKRVSKADKLLKESLKSGDKQNYCSDADDEASKEISLDSPFSRFSISDTFRPASYYLSSSSSNILDPQDSSDSEIFPPPPVPNSSPPCDELSEEALSKYILDKLDQSDMSQDNSILKMLTSENQKMNTAKRRTTSLMIYGSRTSIHDTLSRGEKARSCRASLTLERNKANDSQSNVLRNSILERQNSSSIESDSLKSYNADRGSSRLSLESDISSKFEMTPSNNSSEVASLNGSESAIELRHSNSYRDLEIMMKRRPLSDDSLFELEGPGIHTHNECASNIDLDRYLDNLQPSPSNCSFSNGNNRSCSLNNTDEQCNISKDNLNQVVNLPSRLHTRCSSTPVASTNKKCHMHLLDTHTSCSSEEMPKSQISYYCKDYDEEKTLAKNLNKDVSCDKIKDFECEKLPLMVGVDTNASSSTTGFHSRESSTEHSAPYYYSDLSSQEHINVLPTSHYLKNTNLHRKLNNQRRRGPLHKKNEISHIHNPIRKGQAFVADHNFELAATARSVSVEFLSAADKDPEIDLKNIYESSGGKHSKIPESLSLMSEISCKRISGNNVLDSSSPESNNENHSTLNISSPVQVSTASMSSHCSGTSSNTVYYDAEAEANAYENIMCQGEKHWEEDSLWRDNLRRVSHRHARSMDDLDTVTTESTLTPTGRTSVDVCAMNSIKRIKRDGVKKISRNVTYVNCDIQNQVIRRRENNINNICLEEQDKVGDNDVYVSLAQNTGTSSLEPSDEGVYEQLSVESLSNLLTSPKTVSCKVASKGKKKFEIDREKLRQWDLMSSGLMKGGMGRVRGVGGRAGAGDALCSTDSGADSASNEGIL